A genomic stretch from Candidatus Eremiobacteraceae bacterium includes:
- a CDS encoding type III pantothenate kinase: MLLAVEVGNTNIKFGLFELDGGASGTLVHSWRSVTNRRQTGDDLAGQVDSMLRLHSVSRSSIKRVAVASVVPPLYRALSEMAQRYFGVRPEFLSAARQTIVPVKTRHAAELGADLIGGAIGAVAKYGPPLIVVQFGTATTFAAVSGRGDYLGTAIAPGIEVSVDALIGRAAKLMDVPLVKPPTAIGTDTPTALQSGVILGFVGQVEYLVGQIAAEMGEKPHVVATGGLADLIAPHSAVFDIVDERLVLDGLYVWASKTRARTRV; this comes from the coding sequence ATGCTGCTCGCCGTGGAAGTCGGCAACACGAACATCAAGTTCGGGTTGTTCGAGCTCGATGGCGGCGCCTCGGGCACGCTCGTGCATAGCTGGCGGTCGGTCACCAACCGGCGCCAGACCGGCGACGACCTCGCGGGGCAGGTCGATTCGATGCTCCGGTTGCACAGCGTGAGCCGCTCATCCATCAAGCGCGTCGCCGTCGCCAGCGTCGTGCCGCCGCTGTATCGCGCGCTCTCCGAGATGGCGCAACGCTATTTCGGCGTGCGTCCGGAGTTCTTGTCGGCCGCGCGCCAGACGATCGTGCCGGTGAAGACGCGCCATGCGGCGGAGCTCGGCGCGGATCTCATCGGCGGAGCGATCGGCGCCGTCGCAAAATATGGCCCGCCGCTCATCGTGGTGCAGTTCGGCACCGCGACGACGTTCGCGGCCGTCTCAGGGCGCGGAGATTATCTGGGCACCGCGATCGCGCCGGGCATCGAGGTGTCGGTCGACGCGCTTATCGGTCGCGCCGCCAAGCTCATGGACGTGCCGCTCGTCAAACCGCCGACCGCCATCGGCACCGACACGCCGACCGCGCTTCAGTCCGGCGTCATCTTGGGTTTCGTCGGCCAGGTCGAATACTTGGTCGGCCAGATTGCGGCCGAGATGGGCGAGAAGCCCCACGTCGTCGCCACCGGCGGACTCGCGGATCTCATCGCGCCGCACAGTGCGGTATTCGACATCGTGGACGAGCGGCTCGTGCTCGACGGCCTCTACGTGTGGGCGTCCAAGACGCGCGCACGGACGCGCGTCTGA
- the coaBC gene encoding bifunctional phosphopantothenoylcysteine decarboxylase/phosphopantothenate--cysteine ligase CoaBC, whose product MSRTPSNDLAGTTLLVGVCGGIAAYKCAGVVSALRQAGADVHVIMTQSATKFVAPLTFQALSNHDVHTDMFAQDASWDIAHIGLVRKSALMLVLNATANTLAKLAHGAADNLLTTAVLATRRPVLIAPAMNTAMLEAAPTQANIAALQARGMEFIEPGAGFLACGEVGSGRLADDGEIIEAVRRVLARTRQLEGQRALITAGPTREFADPARFLSNPSSGRMGYALAAEAAARGARVTLVSGPTELREPAGVELIRVTSAREMHNVVLEHLPGTTLFIGAAAVADFRPEFVAAHKAKKDAAEAVIRLQRNPDIIADVTAARPAGCMVVGFAAESERLEENAREKLARKHLDLIVANRIDGPGGAFGAADSEATMLWGADGRERLARAPKASLAAAILDRIDALRSAT is encoded by the coding sequence ATGAGCCGAACACCTTCGAACGACCTTGCCGGCACCACGCTCCTCGTGGGCGTGTGCGGCGGTATCGCGGCCTACAAGTGCGCGGGCGTCGTCAGCGCGCTGCGCCAGGCGGGCGCCGACGTGCACGTCATCATGACGCAGTCCGCGACCAAGTTCGTCGCGCCGCTGACCTTCCAAGCGCTGTCGAACCACGACGTGCACACCGACATGTTCGCGCAGGACGCGAGCTGGGACATCGCCCACATCGGCTTGGTACGCAAGAGCGCCCTCATGCTCGTGCTCAACGCGACCGCCAACACCCTCGCGAAACTCGCGCACGGTGCGGCAGACAATCTGCTCACGACGGCCGTCCTCGCCACGCGCCGGCCGGTGCTTATCGCGCCTGCGATGAACACCGCGATGCTCGAAGCGGCACCGACGCAGGCGAACATCGCCGCTCTGCAGGCTCGCGGCATGGAGTTCATCGAGCCGGGCGCAGGATTCTTGGCGTGCGGCGAGGTCGGCAGCGGACGCTTGGCCGACGACGGTGAGATCATCGAAGCCGTGCGGCGCGTTCTTGCGCGCACCCGCCAGCTCGAGGGCCAGCGCGCGCTCATCACCGCCGGTCCAACGCGCGAGTTCGCCGATCCGGCGCGCTTCTTGTCCAATCCGTCGAGCGGTCGCATGGGGTATGCGCTCGCCGCCGAGGCGGCTGCGCGCGGCGCACGCGTGACGCTGGTCAGCGGTCCGACCGAGCTGCGCGAGCCGGCCGGTGTCGAGCTGATCCGCGTGACGAGCGCCCGCGAGATGCATAACGTCGTGCTCGAGCATCTGCCCGGAACGACGCTGTTCATCGGCGCCGCCGCCGTCGCCGATTTCCGCCCCGAATTCGTCGCCGCGCACAAAGCGAAGAAGGATGCCGCCGAAGCGGTGATCCGTTTGCAACGCAATCCGGATATCATCGCTGACGTCACTGCCGCGCGCCCGGCCGGCTGCATGGTCGTCGGCTTCGCCGCTGAGTCGGAGCGCCTCGAAGAGAACGCACGCGAGAAACTGGCGCGCAAGCATCTCGACCTCATCGTGGCCAACCGGATCGACGGTCCTGGCGGCGCGTTCGGCGCGGCCGACAGCGAAGCGACGATGCTGTGGGGTGCGGACGGGCGCGAGCGGTTGGCGCGCGCGCCGAAGGCCTCGCTCGCCGCCGCGATCCTCGACCGCATCGACGCGCTGCGGAGCGCGACCTGA
- the panC gene encoding pantoate--beta-alanine ligase, with translation MHTAANVADLRRMRRGMPAPVGFVPTMGALHAGHVSLVERARRECASVIVSIFVNPLQFGPAEDFDRYPRTPERDGAVLDRAGTDLVFAPSHDEMYPPGSQFTVTPGALAARLEGERRPGFFGGVATVVLKLFNIVAPDVAYFGQKDAQQLAVVSRMVRDLDLPVRITACATVREADGLALSSRNAYLDAGQRAAAPRLYAALTQVARSLEAGERDVERAVAQAEATLPPLKMDYLAVVDPAVFEPLRTAPQDAGLLVVGAAFAGPTRLIDNMEVHTPAR, from the coding sequence GTGCACACGGCCGCAAACGTAGCGGACCTGCGCCGGATGCGCCGCGGCATGCCCGCGCCGGTCGGATTCGTGCCGACGATGGGCGCGCTGCACGCCGGCCACGTCTCGCTCGTCGAGCGGGCGCGGCGCGAATGCGCATCGGTGATCGTATCCATTTTCGTCAATCCGCTCCAGTTCGGCCCCGCCGAGGATTTCGACCGCTATCCGCGCACGCCGGAACGAGACGGCGCCGTGCTGGACCGCGCCGGCACCGACCTCGTGTTCGCGCCGTCGCACGACGAGATGTATCCGCCGGGATCGCAGTTCACGGTGACGCCCGGCGCGCTGGCCGCGCGCTTGGAAGGCGAACGCCGGCCCGGCTTTTTCGGCGGCGTGGCGACCGTCGTCCTCAAGCTGTTCAACATCGTCGCGCCCGACGTCGCGTACTTCGGTCAAAAAGATGCGCAGCAGCTTGCGGTGGTGTCGCGCATGGTCCGCGATCTCGACCTGCCGGTGCGCATCACCGCCTGCGCGACGGTGCGCGAAGCCGACGGGCTGGCGCTGTCCTCGCGCAATGCGTATCTAGACGCCGGGCAGCGCGCTGCCGCGCCGCGGCTTTACGCCGCGCTGACGCAGGTCGCGCGATCGCTGGAAGCGGGCGAACGCGACGTCGAGCGCGCCGTGGCACAGGCGGAGGCGACGCTGCCGCCCTTGAAGATGGACTACCTGGCCGTCGTCGATCCGGCGGTCTTCGAGCCCTTGCGCACGGCGCCGCAAGACGCCGGTCTGCTCGTGGTCGGAGCGGCCTTCGCCGGCCCGACCCGCTTGATCGACAACATGGAAGTGCACACGCCCGCACGATGA
- a CDS encoding FHA domain-containing protein: MPNPRKAGAGMYAIEAMNGPLDGRQWRFEQRISIGRDADAVQAVVPTDRTISRTHAEVCADVTGLRLTDLGSSNGTFIDGRAIDAGVMISAGQPFVVGRTMLRVLELPDPR, encoded by the coding sequence ATGCCAAACCCTCGAAAAGCGGGCGCCGGCATGTACGCGATCGAGGCGATGAACGGTCCGCTCGACGGCCGCCAATGGCGATTCGAGCAGCGCATAAGTATCGGCAGAGATGCCGACGCGGTTCAGGCCGTCGTGCCCACGGACCGCACAATTTCACGTACCCATGCCGAAGTGTGCGCTGACGTCACGGGCTTGCGCCTCACCGATCTGGGCAGCAGCAACGGCACGTTCATCGACGGACGGGCGATCGACGCAGGCGTGATGATCTCGGCCGGGCAGCCGTTTGTGGTCGGGCGCACAATGCTGCGCGTCCTCGAATTACCAGACCCTCGCTGA
- a CDS encoding PilZ domain-containing protein produces MTGDLHRRQYVRVPVSLPVEFSLEGDATARSGSVLDLGAGGMRLVAPTDVPPRATLDIKFRLPGHDSAIRLRGRAVLSAFLGAEKTFHHGIAFTSIDPEDRRAIADFVDANVLPKT; encoded by the coding sequence ATGACCGGTGACCTGCATAGGCGCCAATACGTCCGCGTTCCGGTGTCGCTGCCGGTCGAGTTCTCGCTCGAGGGCGACGCGACGGCGCGCTCTGGCTCAGTGTTGGATCTCGGCGCGGGCGGGATGCGTCTGGTGGCGCCGACCGACGTGCCGCCACGCGCGACGCTTGACATCAAGTTCCGTCTTCCCGGGCACGACAGCGCCATCCGCCTGCGCGGACGCGCAGTGCTAAGCGCGTTCTTGGGCGCCGAGAAGACCTTCCATCATGGGATCGCGTTCACGTCCATAGATCCAGAAGACCGGCGAGCGATCGCCGACTTCGTGGACGCCAACGTCCTACCGAAGACCTGA
- a CDS encoding methionine gamma-lyase family protein has product MRRALAEAAGRLDIPEPIIEAGEAALDDVAGAWREREARGLAVGAKVIAAFMRAGIDDSHLAGSTGYAYHDRGREAYEALLADVLDAPAALARLQLVSATHAIIATLRALLPRGGTLCSLTGRPYDTLRLAISDHPEGLERAGGVQYLEAAWTTGGTPRAEDVADALRRAPDVAFIQRSRGYAVRPSLSVAQIGALVELVRSHAPGTTVVVDNCYGELVELEEPTAVGADVIIGSLIKNPGGGVATTGAYVAGRADIVERVANHVFAPGLGDAVGPTLDTARWFFAGLHRAPRAVVESLKTLDFAAALFARLGFAVDPLPGAPRTDIVQAIRLGNAARLEGFARGLQRMLPVNARATPQPGAVPGYADPVIMAGGAFISGSTLELSCDAPLREPYEVYLQGGIDASHGVLATMSAAAGALA; this is encoded by the coding sequence GTGAGACGCGCGCTGGCCGAAGCGGCAGGCAGGCTCGACATCCCCGAGCCTATCATCGAAGCAGGAGAGGCTGCGCTCGACGACGTCGCAGGCGCATGGCGCGAGCGCGAAGCGCGCGGGCTGGCGGTCGGCGCTAAGGTCATCGCCGCGTTCATGCGCGCCGGCATCGACGATTCGCATCTGGCCGGCAGCACCGGATACGCGTACCACGATCGCGGCCGCGAGGCGTACGAAGCGCTGCTCGCCGACGTGTTGGACGCTCCGGCAGCGCTCGCGCGATTGCAGCTTGTCAGCGCGACGCACGCGATCATCGCGACGCTGCGCGCGCTGCTGCCGCGCGGCGGCACGTTGTGCTCGCTCACCGGCAGGCCGTATGACACGTTGCGTCTGGCGATCTCCGACCACCCAGAGGGATTGGAGCGTGCCGGCGGCGTCCAGTACCTTGAGGCGGCGTGGACGACAGGCGGCACGCCGCGCGCCGAAGACGTCGCCGACGCGTTGCGCCGCGCACCCGACGTCGCGTTTATCCAACGCTCGCGCGGCTACGCCGTGCGCCCGTCGCTTTCGGTCGCGCAGATCGGCGCGCTCGTCGAGCTGGTGCGCTCGCATGCGCCGGGCACGACCGTCGTCGTCGACAACTGCTATGGCGAACTGGTCGAGCTCGAAGAGCCGACCGCCGTGGGCGCCGACGTCATCATCGGTTCGTTGATCAAGAATCCGGGCGGCGGCGTCGCGACGACGGGGGCGTACGTAGCCGGACGCGCAGACATCGTCGAGCGAGTCGCAAACCACGTCTTTGCGCCGGGCCTCGGAGATGCGGTCGGCCCGACGCTGGATACCGCGCGCTGGTTTTTCGCCGGCCTGCACCGCGCTCCGCGCGCCGTCGTCGAGAGCCTCAAGACCCTCGATTTCGCGGCGGCGCTGTTCGCGCGGCTAGGCTTTGCCGTGGATCCGCTGCCGGGCGCGCCGCGGACCGACATCGTCCAAGCGATCCGGCTCGGCAATGCCGCGCGTCTGGAGGGCTTCGCGCGCGGCTTGCAGCGGATGCTGCCGGTCAACGCGCGTGCCACGCCGCAACCGGGAGCGGTGCCCGGGTATGCGGATCCGGTGATCATGGCGGGCGGCGCATTCATCTCGGGGTCGACCCTCGAGCTGTCGTGCGATGCGCCGCTGCGCGAACCGTATGAAGTCTATCTGCAGGGCGGCATCGACGCCTCGCACGGCGTCCTCGCGACCATGAGCGCGGCTGCGGGCGCGCTCGCATAA
- a CDS encoding PTS transporter subunit EIIC, translating into MKTSALRGLDAAIAALEARMLPRLQRAADEPHFAAVRAAIQPAFWVMAAATIGAYFWIPPHPMQWHEAELFARFLDAYHIGFGAMGVALALLLANNLALRFRYDRIPAVILTALAFVLSLPRPVPLSPIVLLGTLSASSLFLAIIVASISGEVMRLIYRAVTSRPIAAALSGLVVVAIFAGIAVVLAPSHQSMADVLLASVKPLIGVGDTLPALLLVVFLQVLLWTAGVHGPGFLAALTTPVFLGAIDANSQAVLHHQAPPHIVTITLFLFFFPGGSGATLSLNLLMLFSRIPRIRRLGFASLLPSMINVNEPLIFGLPLVMNPSLTIPFIGVPLILATVTYLAMYFGLVAKTVVFLPSAIPAPIGAWLTTSGDWRAVILVLVNIAISLLLYVPFYRAFEETLRAKPEEEAQLVQAAEAIREHELELERHPESAP; encoded by the coding sequence GTGAAGACCTCCGCGCTGCGCGGACTCGACGCCGCCATCGCCGCGCTTGAAGCGCGCATGCTACCGCGCCTGCAGCGCGCGGCGGACGAGCCGCACTTCGCGGCGGTGCGTGCCGCCATCCAGCCGGCGTTTTGGGTCATGGCAGCGGCCACGATCGGGGCCTACTTCTGGATACCGCCGCACCCGATGCAGTGGCACGAGGCCGAACTCTTCGCGCGCTTTCTCGATGCCTATCATATCGGCTTCGGCGCGATGGGCGTCGCGCTCGCGTTGCTGCTGGCCAACAACTTGGCGCTGCGCTTTCGATACGACCGCATCCCGGCCGTCATCCTCACCGCCCTTGCGTTCGTGCTGTCGCTGCCCCGGCCGGTGCCCCTCTCGCCCATCGTGCTGCTGGGCACGCTGTCCGCCAGCAGCCTCTTCCTGGCGATCATCGTGGCCAGTATCAGCGGCGAAGTGATGCGTTTGATCTATCGTGCGGTGACCAGCCGTCCGATCGCGGCGGCGCTCTCCGGCTTGGTGGTCGTCGCGATCTTCGCCGGCATCGCCGTTGTGCTGGCGCCGTCGCACCAGAGCATGGCAGACGTGCTCTTGGCGTCGGTGAAGCCGCTCATCGGAGTCGGGGACACGCTGCCGGCCCTGTTGCTCGTCGTGTTCTTGCAGGTGCTGCTGTGGACCGCGGGCGTGCACGGTCCGGGCTTTCTCGCCGCGTTGACAACGCCGGTCTTTCTCGGCGCGATCGACGCCAACAGCCAAGCCGTGCTCCATCACCAAGCGCCGCCGCACATCGTGACGATCACGCTGTTCCTGTTCTTTTTCCCGGGCGGCTCCGGCGCGACGCTGTCGCTCAACCTGCTGATGCTGTTCTCGCGCATCCCTCGCATCCGCAGGCTGGGATTCGCATCGCTCCTGCCGAGCATGATCAACGTCAACGAGCCGCTCATCTTCGGATTGCCGCTGGTGATGAACCCCAGCCTGACCATCCCGTTCATCGGCGTACCGCTCATCCTGGCGACGGTGACCTATCTGGCGATGTACTTCGGGCTGGTCGCCAAGACGGTCGTCTTCCTGCCGAGCGCGATCCCGGCGCCCATCGGCGCCTGGCTCACGACCAGCGGCGACTGGCGCGCCGTCATCCTGGTGCTGGTGAACATCGCGATCTCGCTTTTGCTCTACGTACCGTTCTACCGCGCGTTCGAAGAGACGCTGCGCGCCAAGCCTGAAGAAGAAGCGCAGCTCGTCCAGGCCGCCGAGGCCATCCGCGAGCATGAGCTCGAGCTCGAGCGGCATCCGGAGAGCGCGCCGTGA
- a CDS encoding gamma-glutamyl-gamma-aminobutyrate hydrolase family protein (Members of this family of hydrolases with an active site Cys residue belong to MEROPS family C26.): MKPRIAIAVSASEVDAPDARAKYRFAIEQAGGQPELVAPPHFIASVPDLIERFDGVLLPGGADVAPALYGSREHPSVQPAPEGTDEFQLEVARAAKRAGIPLFGICRGMQVMNVAFGGTLYEDIDDQYAAPNSLRLRHSQTPDHARDETTHVVEIVAGSALAELVGTTTMATNSLHHQAVRRVPAGLRAVAATRDGIVEAVEATDARAMCIGVQWHPEELVRRDEPSRALFRGFIAGAAQRAARRAERAS; the protein is encoded by the coding sequence ATGAAGCCCAGGATCGCGATCGCGGTCAGCGCGTCTGAGGTCGACGCGCCCGACGCACGGGCCAAGTATCGCTTTGCGATCGAGCAAGCCGGGGGCCAGCCCGAGCTTGTCGCCCCGCCGCATTTCATCGCCTCGGTGCCCGATCTCATCGAGCGCTTTGACGGCGTGCTGCTGCCCGGCGGTGCGGATGTCGCGCCGGCGCTCTACGGCAGCCGCGAACATCCGTCCGTCCAGCCGGCGCCCGAAGGCACCGATGAGTTCCAACTCGAGGTGGCGCGCGCGGCCAAACGCGCGGGCATCCCGCTGTTTGGCATCTGTCGCGGCATGCAGGTCATGAACGTCGCCTTCGGCGGCACGCTGTACGAAGACATCGACGACCAATACGCGGCGCCGAACAGCTTGCGGCTGCGCCATAGCCAAACCCCCGATCACGCGCGTGACGAGACGACACATGTGGTCGAGATCGTCGCCGGATCAGCGCTGGCGGAGCTGGTCGGCACGACCACGATGGCCACCAATTCGCTGCACCATCAAGCGGTGCGCCGCGTTCCCGCCGGCTTGCGTGCGGTCGCGGCCACGCGCGACGGCATCGTCGAAGCGGTCGAAGCGACCGATGCGCGGGCGATGTGCATCGGCGTCCAATGGCACCCTGAAGAGCTCGTGCGGCGCGACGAGCCGAGCCGCGCCCTGTTTCGAGGCTTTATCGCGGGGGCCGCACAGCGGGCGGCGCGCCGGGCCGAGCGCGCATCGTAA
- the lexA gene encoding transcriptional repressor LexA, with protein MDRKTTPRQQAILDVIKEFQREHGYPPSVREIGERVGLSSSSTVQSHLRTLQRKGLIHRDATKPRALVTGSEVSRDVVTLPLVGRIAAGPVATANQDVETEIVLPSNLAAKSGSFMLRVKGDSMVDAAILDGDLIVVQPQQVADNGDIVVAMVEGPGTEGEATVKTFYKEANRVRLQPANKYMEPIYSDNVQVIGKVSAVIRKL; from the coding sequence GTGGATCGCAAGACGACACCGCGTCAACAGGCCATCCTGGACGTCATCAAAGAGTTCCAGCGCGAGCACGGCTACCCGCCGTCGGTCCGGGAGATCGGCGAGCGCGTCGGCCTCTCCAGCAGCTCCACCGTCCAAAGCCACCTGCGGACGCTGCAGCGCAAAGGCCTCATCCACCGCGACGCCACCAAGCCGCGCGCGCTGGTCACCGGCAGCGAGGTGTCGCGCGACGTCGTGACCTTGCCGCTCGTCGGCCGCATCGCCGCCGGCCCGGTCGCCACCGCGAACCAAGACGTCGAAACCGAGATCGTGCTGCCTTCCAACCTTGCCGCCAAGTCTGGTTCGTTCATGTTGCGCGTCAAGGGCGACTCGATGGTGGACGCGGCGATTCTCGACGGCGATCTCATCGTGGTTCAGCCGCAACAGGTCGCGGACAACGGCGACATCGTGGTCGCGATGGTCGAAGGTCCCGGCACCGAGGGCGAAGCCACCGTCAAGACATTCTATAAGGAAGCGAATCGCGTCAGGCTTCAGCCGGCCAACAAATACATGGAGCCGATCTACTCGGACAACGTCCAGGTCATCGGCAAGGTCTCGGCGGTCATCCGCAAGCTGTAA